The genomic interval TGCCGCCCTGAATGTATCAGCGGCGCCCAGCAATACGCTCTTGCCAGCCTTTTTGAAGTTATAGGCCAGCTTACCGATGGTGGTTGTTTTACCCACCCCGTTCACGCCTACAACCATGATCACGTAAGGCTTCTTTCCAGCCGGCGTGTCAAAATCACGAAAACCGCTGTCCGGTGCATCTACCAGCAATCCTGCAATTTCCTCCTGCAGTATCCTGTTCAGTTCACTGGTACCGAGGTATTTATCTTTCGATACGCGTTTTTCTATTCTGTCAATGATCTGTACGGTAGTATCCACACCAACATCAGCAGATACCAGCGCTTCTTCCAGGTTGTCCAGTACTTCTGTATCAACACTGGCCTTTCCGGCAATGGCCCTGCCTATTTTGGTAAGAAAACTCTCTTTGGTCTTCTGTAATCCCTGATCCAGGCTTTCCTTCTTCTCCCTTGAAAATAGCTTATTGAAAAAACTCATGGTGATTCTTTTGCGGCCGACAGTCCTACGTCAACAGGACGGTGAAAGGCGAATATACTGGTAATTTACCGTATAAGCCCCGGGTTTGTTGCCGGTAGTCGGTTGTTAACGGTGCGTAAGTTACAGAAAATACTTGACGGGTACCATTTTGAGAGAACACAAAAAGCTGTCCTGATAACGGACAGCTTTTTTAGTATAATTGGTAAAGCCGAATTACTTCTGGTTCATGTGCTCCTGAACCTTATCCTTGTGCACGATAGCTTCTTTAAAAGTATATGCACCAGTTTTAGGAGAACGTACCGCTCTGATCACTTTAGTCCACACTTTAGATTCCGCGGCTGCCTTAGCATCTTTTACTTTCGCGTTCTTGGAGGCTGCTTTTGCCATAATATTCTAGATTAAAAGTTAATGTTAAAGTCAAAGGTTACCTGTTAATTGCTAATCGCGAAGGAATGCACTAACATGCTAACGATTAACGCTCAACAATAACTGTCAATTACTTAATTTCTTTGTGTACAGTCACCTTTCTCAGGATAGGATTGTACTTTTTCAGCTCCAGACGCTCTGGAGTATTCTTCTTGTTCTTGGTGCTGATGTAGCGGGATGTACCGGGCTGGCCAGAAGTTTTATGTTCTGTGCATTCCAGTATCACTTGCACCCTGTTGCCTTTTTTTGCCATTTTGTATACAAATTAAGTTGAATGCTTACAATTAGATGTTCTGTCCAGCTGCACGCAAGTCCTTTACTACTGCATACAAACCATTCTTGTTGATGGTTCTTAAACCATCAGCAGATACTTTCAAAGAAATCCAGCGATCCTCTTCCGCCAGGAAGAAACGCTTTTTCTGCAGGTTAGGCAGAAATCTTCTCTTTGTCTTAATATTAGAGAAGGAAACATGGTGACCCGTGATCGGCTTCTTTCCTGTCACCTGACATACTCTTGCCATGATAGAAAAATTTTGGATTGCAAAAGTCGCGCTTTTTTATTGATTTTGCAAATAATTACAATCCGATTTTATTAACAATAACGGAATGTGTAAATGTAAATTACAAATCACACTTCCTAATTCATTGAATACCATTAGTTACGACAACCTTAAAAAGCCTCAACACCAAGATATCCACATTTTAAAAAAACATAAAATCAGCTATCTATTTTACAACAGGGCCGCATTTTATGGTGATTACGATTACAAAAGTACAACTAAACTTCTCAGCACAGCACCTAATCTTACACCTTCCAGTACACGCTGTTGTGAAGTACCATGTTTCAGCAGCGCCTCTTCATGAGAAGTCACACACATCTCACAACCATTCAGTGCAGACACCACCAGGCTCACCAGCTCGAAGAATTCTTTTCCTAAAACCGGGTTGGCCATGATACTCATACGGATACCTGCCGGCGTTGCCGTATAGAACTCCTTGTTTACAAAGTGACGGAAACGGTAGTATACGTTGTTGGCATTCATCAGGGAAGTACAGCTGTAGATCTCAGCGATCTCCTTATCAGTAGCGCCTTCCTGGGTAGCCAGCTTTTCAAACGCAGCCTGCAGCTCCGCATGTTTCTCATTGGCGGCTACAGACAGTCCCAGCAGGTATGCTTCCTTTTTGGTCAGTGTAGTAGCTGATAATGAGTTAGTTACATTTATCTTAAGATCTTTCAGATAACGGGCGTCTGTATTGGCCAGGGTACGCAGGCGCTCAGAAAGATTGGCTTCTGTCAGCCCTACTGCCTGCAATAACTGCACAGCCGTATCTGTATTTGAAGTTGCGAACATAATATTAATTTTTTAAATATCTGGTAGAAATAAAAAGTCCATAGCCGGACCCTAAAAGGGACATGGACTATGGACCCTGCAAAATTAGTTAGCCTTGCCGGACAAGGTAGCCTCACCTTTTTCCCAGTTACAAGGGCACAGCTCGTCTGTCTGCAGTGCATCCAGTACACGCAGTACTTCTTTCACGTTACGGCCTACATT from Chitinophaga filiformis carries:
- the rpmG gene encoding 50S ribosomal protein L33, which translates into the protein MAKKGNRVQVILECTEHKTSGQPGTSRYISTKNKKNTPERLELKKYNPILRKVTVHKEIK
- the rpmB gene encoding 50S ribosomal protein L28 → MARVCQVTGKKPITGHHVSFSNIKTKRRFLPNLQKKRFFLAEEDRWISLKVSADGLRTINKNGLYAVVKDLRAAGQNI
- a CDS encoding DUF4295 domain-containing protein yields the protein MAKAASKNAKVKDAKAAAESKVWTKVIRAVRSPKTGAYTFKEAIVHKDKVQEHMNQK
- a CDS encoding carboxymuconolactone decarboxylase family protein, which encodes MFATSNTDTAVQLLQAVGLTEANLSERLRTLANTDARYLKDLKINVTNSLSATTLTKKEAYLLGLSVAANEKHAELQAAFEKLATQEGATDKEIAEIYSCTSLMNANNVYYRFRHFVNKEFYTATPAGIRMSIMANPVLGKEFFELVSLVVSALNGCEMCVTSHEEALLKHGTSQQRVLEGVRLGAVLRSLVVLL